Within Bacteroidota bacterium, the genomic segment ATATTGACAATGCCTCCGATTTATTACCAACAGGAATTACAATTACAAATGCAGATAGTATGTTGATGTATCCGGGTGCAACATATTATCATAAAATTGATGGTGGCATACATGCTTTCTTTGGTGATTATGGTGAACAGAATGGTGATGGAAATGCAACAATTACAAGAGAGCAACAACAAGCAGAAACGATACTGTTTATCGAAAAATTTTTTGAAGTAAATAATCTCAATTGAAAAAATTTATACTCAGCATATTATTATTTTCTGCAACAGCATTACATGCACAACAATATTCTGTGCAAGCGGGAAATGCAGTTGGTTTGTATTACAACAACAATTTTGATTTTGATATCTCTTCCGGATTTACTTTAGATGCAACCTATACATCTGTAATTAAAAAATTTGGTGTGTTATATAATCTCGGTGCAGAATACAGCATAACAGGTTGGGGAAGTCAGGTATTAATTCAAACAGGATATTCAAAAGTATGGATGCGGCCTACAGGATTTATTCGTGCTGCGGATAAAGAAAGTGTTACTTACATAAAAAGTAATTGGATGATAAGTACTGATTTAAATATTTATAATGGCTTTGCATTAACGAAACCAAATCCATTATATGTATTTGCGGTTGAACCTGCATTTGTTGCATCTTATAAAACCGGCAGCCACTTTTTTATTACAGGCACTATTGCTCCCCGTTTTACTTGGTCTCCTGCTTATAAAGAATACGGAGAAATAAACAGTTACACAGATATAGTTTTTAAACTTGGAGTGAGCTGGTTTATAAATCGTCAGAAGTTTAGACCATAAGGATTATACCGCAAAGGACACAAAGTTTTTGCGCAAAGGTTTTTTATTATTTCTAATTGCATTATGTTCTTTAATGTTAATTTTTTACAAAGGACTGTTGCTTTTTAATCTTGAGCACAATTAAAACTGTTATATTTTTAATAGCAAATTATCAGACATTCAAATCACTGTATATGCCAAAACCGAAATCAAAAATTGACGCTACAGAAAATGCGTATGCTGAAATTGATAATTATATCAACAGGTGTATTGTAATAGATGATGACGAAAGAAATTTATATCATAGTCTGCTTGAAAAACTAAAAGTAAAAAAGAAAACATATCTCTTGGAAGCAGGCCAAATATGTAAATACGAATGGTATGTAATTAAAGGTTGTGTACGCATTTACTATATTGATGATAATGGATTTGATGTGAACCTGATGTTTGCCGTGGAAGATTGGTGGCTCAGTGATTTGCAAAGTTATATGGAAGAAAAACCATCACGCTTATTTATTCAGGCGTTGGAAGACAGTGTTCTTTGGCGAATGACAAAAAAGAATAAAGAAAAAGTATTTGATGAGATACCAAAATTCGAACGCATGTTTCGCATTATGTTGCAACGTTCTAATATTGCAATGCAATATCGCTTACTTCAAACCTATACACAAACTGCAGAAGAACGCTATAAAGAATTTATAAAGCGTTATCCCAAAATTCCTCAACGTATTCCTCAACATCATATCGCTTCCTTCCTCGGTATGTCGCCGGAATTTTTAAGTAAAATAAGAAATAGAAAAACGAAGAAAAAAAGTTAGTGTTAGAAGGTTCAAAGTTTCGGGTTTCAAGTTTGGGTTTCGAGTTAAAAAAAACTCCTCACTAATTAATTGGCTATTAGCAGTTGGCTTTTAGCAATTGGCGAGAAAACATTGACTATTGACTTTTAACATTGACTAAAAAAACTCATTACTGATTACTCATCACTGATTTTTTAATTTACCATTTACCATTTACCATTTACCATTTACCATTCACCATTCACCATTCACCATTCACTACTCACTTTCTTAATCTACTTCAACAATTTTCTGGTATCATCCAACTTAACTTTGCAATAACATATTATACA encodes:
- a CDS encoding Crp/Fnr family transcriptional regulator, encoding MPKPKSKIDATENAYAEIDNYINRCIVIDDDERNLYHSLLEKLKVKKKTYLLEAGQICKYEWYVIKGCVRIYYIDDNGFDVNLMFAVEDWWLSDLQSYMEEKPSRLFIQALEDSVLWRMTKKNKEKVFDEIPKFERMFRIMLQRSNIAMQYRLLQTYTQTAEERYKEFIKRYPKIPQRIPQHHIASFLGMSPEFLSKIRNRKTKKKS